GCAGTCGCAGGTTTCTCGTAAAAGGCTTGCAGAATTAAGGGTGCGCCTTGAGCAGGTGGCCACCGCCTGGACCGTGGATAATTATGAGTCGCTGGTTGAATTTTTTGTTCTTATCCTGCCCAGGATTATGGGGGCGGAGAGATGCACGATCTTCATAATAGAAATGGGTACGGATAAAATTTACTCCAAATACGGTACAGGGCTTAAGGGAAAACAAATTGAACCGCCTAGGAAAGGAAGTATTGCCGGGCAGGTCATTGAAACGGGCAAACCGGAAATCAATAATCAGCTCAATAAGCGAACGGGGTATCACAAGCAGGTAGACGCAGGAACAGGGTTTGTTACGAAAAATTCCGTTTGCGTACCCATAAAAAGTCTTACAGGCCATGGAGTTACCGGGGCTGTGCAGGTGCTGAACAGATTGAGCGGCGATTTCAATGATGATGATGCCGCCTTGTTGAGTGAGGTGGCGAGCTACCTCTCCATGTCCATTGAAAATATTATTGTCAATCAGGAGATTCTCAGGGTTTCAGGACAGATTAACCGGGAGGTTGAGCGCTTTGACAAGGGCTATTTTCTGGATTCCCGGTTCATTGCGGAAAGTCCGGTAATGCTGAAGGTGTTGGAATTGGTCCGGGTAGTATGTGCATCGCCAGTCAATGTTTTATTGCAGGGAGAAAACGGCACAGGAAAAGAACTCATTGCCAGGATGATTCATAACGGCAGCAATCGCCGGGAGAATTCCTTTGTTGCGGTAAACTGCGCAGCTATTCCGGAAAATTTAATGGAAAGCGAGTTTTTCGGCTACGAAAAGGGTGCATTCACCGGCGCAGACCACCGCAAAAAGGGCCTCTTTGAGGCGGCTGAAGGTGGCACTCTTTTTCTTGATGAAATAGCTGACATGCCCATTGCCATGCAACCGAAGTTTTTACGTGCCATACAAGAGAAAGAGGGGGCCCGTCTGGGCAGCACCAAAACCATGAAATACGATTTCAGGGTAATAAGTGCGACAAACAAGAAGCTCCAGAATGAAGTGGCCGA
This genomic window from Pseudomonadota bacterium contains:
- a CDS encoding sigma 54-interacting transcriptional regulator, which produces MMEKRKDEQSQVSRKRLAELRVRLEQVATAWTVDNYESLVEFFVLILPRIMGAERCTIFIIEMGTDKIYSKYGTGLKGKQIEPPRKGSIAGQVIETGKPEINNQLNKRTGYHKQVDAGTGFVTKNSVCVPIKSLTGHGVTGAVQVLNRLSGDFNDDDAALLSEVASYLSMSIENIIVNQEILRVSGQINREVERFDKGYFLDSRFIAESPVMLKVLELVRVVCASPVNVLLQGENGTGKELIARMIHNGSNRRENSFVAVNCAAIPENLMESEFFGYEKGAFTGADHRKKGLFEAAEGGTLFLDEIADMPIAMQPKFLRAIQEKEGARLGSTKTMKYDFRVISATNKKLQNEVAEGRFREDLFFRLFSVEIVVPPLRERKDDLLALALFFVEDTAKRFDKSVGSLTSEVSVLFEKYSWPGNIRQLQREIERLVALTPEGKPITVERCSDEVKGASPQLQSEKETSGT